One Euphorbia lathyris chromosome 1, ddEupLath1.1, whole genome shotgun sequence DNA segment encodes these proteins:
- the LOC136210646 gene encoding geraniol 8-hydroxylase-like, whose amino-acid sequence MDLQLLIIFLLSSFTLVWALHFFARSTRATSSRLPPGPFPLPVIGNLLQLGTKPHKSLAKLASIHGPIMSLKLGQITTIVISSSTLAKETLQTHDRNLSDRTVPDATHAQDHHLSMEWLPIGAEWRNLRKICNSYIFANQKLDLNRDLRRQKLEQLIGDIQECCRESKAVNIGEVAFRTTLNTLLSSICSLDLTDSSSDRVREFKEIFRSIVEETGKPNLSDYFPFLRKIDPQGIRRRTSVSFGKLLGILDSMIDERIELRKKEEYIRCNDVLEILLNLNDEGNSSDVLDRQSIKHLQQLLFVPGADTTSSTLQWAMTELLRNPTTLLKARTELEQTIGKGRLVNEPDIAQLPYLQAVVKETLRLHPSVPLLLPRKARSDVEMYGFIIPKDAQILVNVWAIGRDGNIWKDPNSFFPERFLELDIDVRGRSFELIPFGGGRRICPGLPLATRILHVILGSLINKFDWKIEDGSETEILNMDDKFGLTLEKANPLVAIPYPVT is encoded by the exons ATGGATCTCCAGCTCCTCATCATCTTTCTTTTGTCTTCTTTCACTTTGGTTTGGGCGCTTCATTTCTTTGCAAGATCAACAAGAGCAACTTCCAGCAGGCTTCCACCTGGACCATTTCCACTTCCGGTCATCggaaatctcctccaacttGGTACCAAACCTCACAAATCCCTAGCCAAACTCGCCAGTATTCATGGCCCCATAATGAGTTTGAAACTCGGTCAAATCACAACAATAGTAATTTCCTCTTCTACTTTAGCTAAAGAAACTCTTCAAACGCACGATCGAAATCTATCTGACCGAACTGTCCCTGATGCTACCCATGCCCAAGATCACCACCTATCCATGGAATGGCTGCCTATAGGGGCAGAATGGAGAAATCTTAGAAAGATATGCAATTCTTACATCTTTGCTAATCAGAAACTTGATCTCAACAGAGACCTCCGCCGCCAGAAACTCGAACAACTCATCGGTGATATTCAAGAATGCTGCCGGGAAAGTAAGGCTGTAAATATTGGCGAAGTAGCTTTCAGAACAACGCTTAATACGTTGTTGAGCTCTATATGTTCTCTGGATCTGACCGATTCGAGTTCCGATAGAGTACGAGAGTTCAAGGAGATTTTCAGGTCCATTGTGGAGGAAACTGGAAAGCCTAATCTCTCAGATTATTTCCCGTTTTTAAGAAAGATTGATCCACAAGGTATACGGCGTCGTACGAGTGTTTCTTTCGGGAAGTTACTTGGGATATTGGATAGTATGATTGATGAGAGGATTGAGTTAAGAAAGAAGGAAGAATATATCCGATGCAATGACGTGTTAGAGATTCTTCTAAACCTCAACGATGAAGGCAATAGTTCTGATGTATTGGATCGACAATCCATAAAA CATTTGCAACAGCTTTTATTCGTTCCTGGAGCTGATACAACTTCGAGTACATTACAATGGGCAATGACAGAACTTCTCCGAAATCCTACAACTCTATTAAAAGCTCGGACAGAGCTTGAGCAGACAATTGGAAAAGGAAGATTAGTAAATGAACCAGACATAGCTCAATTACCATACTTACAAGCAGTTGTTAAAGAAACACTTAGATTGCACCCATCGGTTCCTTTATTACTTCCTCGAAAAGCAAGATCGGATGTAGAAATGTATGGATTTATAATCCCAAAGGATGCCCAAATTTTGGTTAATGTTTGGGCTATTGGTAGAGATGGTAACATTTGGAAAGATCCTAACTCATTTTTTCCAGAGAGATTCTTGGAGTTGGATATTGATGTTCGAGGCCGAAGTTTTGAGCTAATTCCGTTTGGCGGTGGTCGGAGAATTTGTCCTGGATTGCCATTAGCAACAAGAATATTGCATGTTATTTTGGGATCTCTTATTAACAAGTTTGATTGGAAGATTGAAGATGGATCTGAAACAGAAATTTTAAATATGGATGATAAGTTTGGCCTTACCTTAGAGAAGGCCAATCCCCTCGTAGCTATCCCTTATCCAGTAACTTAG
- the LOC136210647 gene encoding geraniol 8-hydroxylase-like codes for MDLLIICFLCAFTFISALHFFAISTKKSTSGKLPPGPFPLPIIGNLLQLGNEPHKSLAKLANIHGPIMSLKLGQITTIVISSATLAKETLQTHDLNLSDRTVPDAIRAQDHHLSMEWLPLGAEWRNLRKICSSYIFAIQKLDLNRDLRRQKIEQLIGDIQECCREGKAVSIGEAAFGTMLNTLSSSIVSLDLSDSSSDRAREFKEAFQSILHEAGKPNLSDFFPFLRKIDPQGIRRRTSIHFGKLLGIFDGMIDERIELRKQKGYITGDDVLDILLNLNDEANTSEILDRESIKHLFTVLFVAGSGTTSSTLESAMTELIRNPKTLLKLRTEIEQTIGKRRVVDESDISRLPYLQAVVNETFRLHPPVPLLIPRKAKSDVDMCGFIIPKGAQIMVNAWAIGRDGNTWKHPNSFMPERFLESDIDVWSRSFELIPFGGGRRICPGLPLATRVLHPMLGSLINIFGWKTEYGSGPVRVIPTQ; via the exons ATGGATCTCCTCATTATCTGTTTCCTCTGTGCTTTCACTTTCATTTCGGCGCTTCATTTCTTTGCAATATCAACTAAAAAATCAACTTCCGGCAAGCTTCCACCGGGTCCATTTCCACTTCCGATCATCGGAAATCTCCTCCAACTCGGTAACGAACCTCACAAATCGTTAGCCAAACTCGCCAATATTCATGGCCCCATAATGAGTTTGAAGCTCGGCCAAATTACCACAATAGTAATTTCCTCTGCTACTTTAGCTAAAGAAACTCTTCAAACGCACGATCTAAATCTATCTGACCGAACTGTCCCTGATGCTATCCGCGCCCAAGATCACCACCTATCCATGGAATGGTTGCCGTTAGGGGCAGAATGGAGAAATCTTAGAAAGATATGCAGCTCTTACATCTTTGCCATTCAGAAACTTGATCTCAACCGAGACCTCCGCCGCCAGAAAATCGAACAACTCATCGGTGATATTCAAGAATGCTGCCGGGAAGGTAAGGCTGTAAGTATTGGTGAAGCAGCTTTCGGAACAATGCTTAATACGTTGTCAAGCTCTATAGTTTCTCTGGATTTGAGCGATTCGAGTTCCGATCGAGCACGGGAATTTAAAGAGGCTTTTCAGTCGATTTTGCATGAAGCTGGAAAGCCTAATCTATCCGATTTTTTCCCCTTTTTGAGAAAGATTGATCCGCAAGGAATACGACGTCGGACATCAATTCATTTTGGGAAATTACTTGGGATTTTCGATGGTATGATTGATGAACGGATAGAGTTAAGAAAGCAGAAGGGGTATATCACAGGCGATGATGTTCTTGACATTCTTCTAAATCTCAATGATGAAGCCAACACCTCCGAGATATTGGATCGAGAATCCATCAAGCATCTGTTTACG GTTCTATTCGTAGCAGGAAGTGGAACAACTTCGAGTACACTAGAATCTGCCATGACTGAACTAATCCGAAATCCTAAAACTTTATTGAAACTTCGGACAGAGATTGAGCAAACAATTGGGAAAAGGAGGGTAGTAGACGAATCTGACATATCTCGGTTACCATACTTACAAGCAGTTGTCAATGAAACATTCAGATTGCACCCACCCGTTCCATTATTGATTCCGCGCAAAGCCAAATCAGATGTGGATATGTGTGGATTTATAATTCCAAAGGGTGCTCAAATTATGGTTAATGCATGGGCTATTGGAAGAGATGGTAACACATGGAAACATCCAAATTCATTTATGCCTGAGAGATTCTTGGAGTCGGATATTGATGTTTGGAGTCGTTCTTTTGAGCTTATCCCATTTGGTGGTGGTCGAAGAATTTGCCCTGGATTGCCATTAGCGACTAGAGTGTTGCACCCTATGTTGGGATCACTTATCAACATCTTTGGTTGGAAGACTGAATATGGATCTGGACCCGTACGTGTAATCCCTACCCAATAG